The following DNA comes from Candidatus Peregrinibacteria bacterium.
CTATTAAAAATTCTTCCAAATGATATTTTCGAAAATCCCGCCCCAGAATTTCCATTTCTCAAGCTTTCGTCAGAAAATGACCCAAAAACAGGAACACGAATTCGTATGGTGGGTTTTCCGGGAATTGGTGGAAAAACGATCACTGAAACAGAAGGTCAAGTGAGTGGATATGATGATCGCGAAGGTATTCAACAGATGAAAACCGATGCTGTTATTAGCCCAGGAAATTCGGGAGGAACCGTTCTCACAACAGAAAATGAGTTTGTTGGTGTTCCGTCCTATCTCCAGTCGGCATACACCAGTATTGGCTATATTATTCCCGCAACAGAGATTAACTCATGGCTTCAGGAGACTATAAAAAAAGAAACCGAGCGGAATCCACTTGCAGAAAAACTTCTCCAAAAGCAACTTCTTCTCACCTCTGAACTTTTCGAGGAGAATGTCTATTCTATGCCACAATTTCCATACCTTGAAGCAGATGTTCCCTCATCTTGGGATATAGTATTCGCAAATGATACAAATCTCTCACTCTCTTCGCCAGTAGAGGGAAATGCTGTTAGAATTCAGATAAGCGCGAGATACTCCTCTTTCAAACTCGATGAAACATTTCTCGAATTTATACTCGAGAAAATCGAAAAAAATAGCCATTTTCTCGCACAATACAAAAGAGAAAAGGGAGCATTTGGACCATTTACCGGATACGACATCACCTTCGATAATGATTCGAAAAAGAGTCATATTTTCCTCGGTATATCAGAAAACGTTATTCTTACGCTTTCATCACAAATTCCGCATGAAAATGAAGCGCAAAGCGAAAAAGTTATCAATGAATTCCTCAAAAAAATTCGATTCCTTTCGCAAAAAAATGAAACGCCGGAAAAACTCCAATCATTTTCTCGTGAGTACCCTGCTATTTCCATACAAGCATTTGGAGATATGTACATAAACTCTCTTGTAGATAACACCGAAGATGATCTCGTTCTTTCGTGGGAAACGCCAGAATCGTATGATCTTACTTTCTCCCTTTATCACGAACGCATTCCAGAAGACATAAAAGGACTTTCCCGAGAAAAAATGCTAGAAGAAATGATTCGCTATCAAAGGTCAGATCTTTTAAATCAATATGAAAATGTAATGATTGATGGACTCCCAGGATTTGCCTACACGATTTCCGCAGAAGGAGATAAGTATGGAAAAGACCATAAACAAACGGTTGTGTATTTACTTGATGGTGATTATTTCTTTGAGTTTCTCTACGACGACCTCTCGGAAGAATATGAAAAACGACTCGGAAGCTTCCTCAAGACACTCGAAAGCTTTACATATAGTGGCGATCAAACAACAGAAGAAAAAGGCATATACAATATTCCAAACTTCACCACCGTTTACGATGATGTTCGGTATCATTTGTATGAATCGGAAATTACTGCGCTTGCGAGTAAAAACATATTAGCCTTTCCCGAAAGCAATTTTTTTCCGGAGATTGATATGGGAAGAATGAAGGCGCTCGCTGCTATTATTGAAGCGAAAAAATTTGTCGAAGAAGGACAGAATATCACAAAAACCACGGAGGGGCTAAAAAAGACAGGATCAACGTCCGACTTCTTAGATGTTACGGAAGTAGAAGAAGAAAAACTCCTTGCCTTTGCATTGGAGAAAAAAATTATCTCAAAAGCTGATCGATTTTTTCCAAAAAAAGGAGTAACACTTGCAGAAACACTCAAAATGCTCTGCACCCTTTTTGAAATTCCCGTATGGAACCCACCATATTCCGACAATGTCGAATGGTACGTTCCATATATGTATAGAGGAATGCTTCTCGATGTTCTTCCGCCAAACGTAACACACGACACAGTATTAAGTCGCGGAGAGTTCGCCCATGTTCTCTATCGCTTCATTCAGACTGCTGGAGAGCGATACGATTTTTAGGGGTGACGCTTTCTGAAAAAAATGTGACACTCTCTCGGTCTTTTTCTCTCTCACATCATGAGCACACTTCCGAAAAAATCTCCCGATCGACTCTTCCGATTTGCCCTTACCTTTTTCCTTGTGTGGCTTGGGCTCACACTCCTCATCCCAAAAACAGAACAAAAAACGGGAGATGTGGGGGCGGTTTCCATCACTTCGAAAAAAGAAACATATCCAACGGGTCAACTTGTAACGTTTGAAATTAAGAATCCAACGGAAAAAGAAATTGATGTTCGTGTGGATTTGGAAAAACGAGAAGACGGAGAATGGAAATCACTTCCAACACCACAAGAGGATTTTGTGCTTCAAGCAGGAGAGAAAAAACCTGTTTCGTTTTCTCAAGAGAATATAAAGCTCTTTGGAAGCGCTGGAAAATTTCGGGCAAGCCTTGAGGCAACAAATGGTGATTTTCTCGCGGAAAATGAGTTTACCGTGGAAGAGGCTGGATTTTTTCGTTCTCTTCTTCGTGCCATTTTCTACCGCCCTATTTATAACGCCCTCATTATTTTTCTCGATCTCACTGGAAAACATCTCTGGATCTCCATCATCCTCCTTACTCTTCTTATAAAGTTTGCGCTCCTTGTTCCGAGTAAAAAGGGAATTCTTGCGCAACAAAAAATGCAAAAGATTCAGCCAGAAATTGATGAACTCCGGAAAAAGTATGAAAAAGATCCTCAAAAACAAGCACAAGAAATGATGGAACTCTGGAAAAGACATAAGATAAATCCTGGAGCGGCACTTTGGCCAGTACTCCTTCAATTTCCTGTCCTTATCGCCCTCTTTTTTGTTATCCAAAATGGGTTTTTGCCACACGCCGCCTTTCTCATCTACCCGCTCCCCTTCTTAAGTGATTTTACATTCTCTGGAGTGAATTACCAATTCCTCTGGCTCCATCTCAACGAACCAGATCCTTACTACATTCTGCCGGTTATTATTGGTGCACTCCAGTTCTTCCAAATGTTCCTCATGAAGAGTCGGAACAAAAAACAGAAAGTGACACAGGGAAAGAGTGAAGAGCCTTCTCAACAGGAAATGATCATGAATATGATGACATATATTCTTCCTGGAGTGGTCGTGATCTTCTCTATTGGTCTTCCTTCTGCAGTAGGACTCTACTGGGGAATCTCCACCATCTTTGCTTTAGCACAACAAGAAATGCTCAGAAAAACAGGGAATACCGAGAAGAAACACGAGCAAAAGTCAAAAAAGTACCCTTCTGATTCGGAAAAGAGCAAGAGGATTCGGGCATAAAAGCTTCTCAGAGACTTTGCAATCTCTTCTCTAAAAACGAGATTATCCAGAAGTTCTGTAAAAGTTTTCGTATTTCTCTGGGAAATGACAAAAGAAAAAGGAATGTACGAGTGCGGTGCCTGCGGGAATATTTTTCCAAAATGGTCAGGGAAATGTCCTTCTTGTCATTCCTGGAATACCATTGCAGAAAAAACACCAGAAATCGCAAGAAATGGAGGAGGAAAACAAAGAGGAGTCCTTCTCTCTGCGGAAAAATCACATTCCCCAGGCGAAGAACGAAAGCGAATGGGGGTCGGCATACAAGAAACAGACCGTGTCCTCGGCGGAGGACTTTTTCCCGATTCTCTCACTCTTTTGGTGGGGAATCCTGGTATTGGAAAATCGACCCTCGCCCTCCAAATGGCACGAAATATTGCCCTTCAAAATCCACAAAAACCCATCTTTATTATTTCTGGAGAAGAATCGGGGTTTCAGGTGCTTGAGCGTGCAAAACGCCTTGGTACCGTTCCGGAAAATCTCAAGGTATCTACTGGATTTCGGATTGAAGACGTTCTCGAAACCGCAGAACAAGAAAAACCAGCATTTCTTGTCGTCGACTCGGTGCAGACCTTTTCTTCGGGGGAAATTCCAAGTGCTTCAGGTTCTTTGCCACAAATTCGCGCCGTCACCGAAAGCCTTATGTATGTCGCAAAGGCAAAACATATCCCAGTACTTCTTATTGGACAAGTCACGAAAGGTGGCGAAATGGCAGGACCGCAACTTCTCGCGCATCTTGTAGATGCTGTATTGCAATTTGAAGGAGATGATCGACATGAACTCCGGATGCTCCGCGCACTCAAAAATCGTTTTGGAAGCACGAGTGAAGTCGGCATTTTTGAAATGACAGAAGTCGGTCTTCGAGAAGTAATGAATCCTTCAGAGGTTTTTCTCTCGGGCAGACTTCCAGGAGCTATTGGAAGCGTTATTTTTCCAGCAGTAGAAGGACAACGCCCATTTTTGCTCGAAATGCAGGCACTTACTGCTACCACACCATTTGGACTTCCCAAACGTTCTGCAAGTGGATTTTCGCTCGCACGACTTTCCCTTCTTCTTGCCGTTCTCGAGAAACACGCTGGTATTCGCCTCTCCTCACTTGATGTTTTTGCCAATGTAGTTGGCGGACTCAAAACAGAAGAGCCAGGGGCAGATCTTGCGATGTGCCTTGCTATCGCGAGTTCCAAAACAAAAAAGGCAGTTCCAGAAACCTTTCTCGCACTCGGAGAAATAGGACTTTCTGGTGAGGTTCGCGCTATTTCTCAACTCGAAAAACGACTTCGAGAAGGAGAGAAACTCGGCTTTACCGATGCTATTCTCCCCTCTTCGCACAAAATACCAAAAACGTCATTGCAACTTCATACAGTGAGAACCGTTGCAGAGGCAGTGGGAATTTTCTGAAGATAGGCAGTCGCCAGATCAAAACAGGCAATGGAACCAAAAGAACCCCGTATTGCTCTCTCATACGATTTCTGGAGAAAACGAACAAGCTCCTTCCTGTTTTCAGTGATGGTCACAATACTCGCTCCAGTGAAAGTTTTTCCCTCCGAAAGACCCGCAATATGAATTTCAGGAAAACGAGAAAGGAATTCGAGTTTCTCTCTTCTATTTTCCAAATCCCCAAAAATTCCAAGTCCTCCCAAGAGATACACCGTCTCCTCAGAAATATCAGTGATGATATTATCGAGCGGACTCCCCCCTCCCCATCGCAAATTTACATCACCAACAGGTGTTTTTTCTTCATGAAGAAGGGCATCCGCAGAAAAAACACTCGTAACACCGTGGCTCTGAAAGATTTTAAAGAGGGTATTTAGAATTTTTTCCTGATTTTTTTCAACAAGAGATTGAATCTTCGGAGAAACGATACTATGGTGATATGAGAATGCTCCACACCAATCCCCATGATGATCGGTAAGCTGAATTTGCGGTGGAAATGCGACCGGAGATCCTTCTTCTGGCACCATTCCATGAAAGGAAACATCAGTAAAATCGTGAAGTTGAGGACAGAGAATAACTCCATATTTATAATCCTCGTGATCAAGAAGATTTTTAAGGTCTGATGAGCAATACGCTACTCGTTGCCCTTTTCCCGATCCTCCATCAGTTGGTTTTAAGCGAATAGGAAAAGGAATTGTTTTTCCCTGTACTGTAATACTTTCAGGGCTTTCTTTTTCGACAGAAATAGTTTTTGGAAAACAAAAGACACTATTTTCCTGAAGCAATTCTTCTGGAAATTCACCACTATAAAGCCAATCTTTTGTATTGAAAGGAATATTCTTCAGGAGACTTGGATGAAAAGCGCTCCAAGGATCTTCTTTAGAAAGAGGAAACGGTTCATTCACAATAAGCGAGTGTGTTCCCAAAAATCGATTTGCCAAAAGCTCATGAAGTCTTTTGAAGTGAAATCCATCTTCTCCAAAAAATTCATTTTTATCTACAATTCGCTCTGGAAAAACATCGGCATTCCACACCCCTATCCGCTGAGAAAAATCAGATGTCCATTCTCCATAGCGATCTCTTTGTTCTTCAGTAAGGAGAAGAGGGGTAATATTCCCTCTTGGCGCCACCTGAGCAAGAGAACGAGGAGGAAAATTATCTTTTACAAAAAGAGGGCTTTCCTTCATTGCCAAAGGGAATCGTTGAGGATTGAGAAAAGCATAAAGTGCAAAAAATTCCGTGGAAGATTTTCTATTAAAAACAGTATTATAGAGATACTGGAGCGATGGCTGATTTTTTGAATTTTTCATAAAAGAGAGATAAAAAAAGAAGAATTATATCGCCTCCTCGGCAGGAGATTTACGGTTAGATTTTAAAATTTGCAAGAGTTCTCTGATTTTTCTTTGTAAGGTGTTCGGAAAAGCATGTGTTTTCCTGTACCCAACATCTGCAAGGAAGAGGATGCGAAATATTTCCGATCGAAGATGTGAAATGTTTCCGAGGAGTCCCCATCTCTGCGACCCATACAAAGCCAGTGCTTCCGGAGACAATGAAGAGTATTGGTGTTGGTTTCCGTTTATTCTAAGACCTTTTTCAAGTCGAGAAATTTCTTGCTGCATCTCGTCAATTATTTTTAAAATTTCTGTAATCTCTTGTTGCTGATCTAGAGAAAGATACTGAAAAGTTTTCGCATACTCAATTCCCTCTCCAGAGAGATGACGAATGACATACTTACCATTTGATATATCCAAAACTTCTGACATAACTAATTGAGAAAGGGAAAAAATCTCTCATCTTCTGGGAGGCTATTTGTGATCAATGCGTTGTGCTATTTTAGCGTGGCATCATCTTCCTCCCAGATCGGCAGATCATCATTATAGGCATTGTCATAGTGCCGGAGGGAGGAGACGAGATTTTCATTTCGGAGAGCATTTAAATGTTTCCTTCGCTTGTTGTCAAATATTTTTTTCTTTGATTTCCTTTTAAAAATAGGATTTTCGTGTTAGAATGGCGAGAATTTTGAAGGAATGAACACAAATACAAAACAAAAAACTGCCCTCATTATTGGTGCGGGACCCGCAGGGCTCACAGCGGCACTTGAACTCCTCGAAAAAACGGATATCACACCGATCATCCTCGAGATGAGCGATAAAATAGGCGGAATTTCTCGAACAGAAATCTACAAGGGAAACCGAATTGACATTGGCGGACATCGGTTTTTTTCCAAATCGGATACGGTCATGAACTGGTGGCAAAAAATTCTTCCTATAGAACATTCCAGTGTTTCCGAAAACGCCACCAAGCGCATGCTCGTGCGAAAACGTTTGTCGCGAATTTATTTTCTCCGAAAATTTTTCGACTATCCCATTTCCCTTTCTACGAACACTCTCAAAAATTTGGGAGTCATTCGAACCACAAAAATTATTACAAGCTATATTCACACTCGCCTTTTTCCTATTGCGCGAGAAAAGAATCTGGAAGATTTTTTCATTAATCGATTTGGAAAAGAACTCTACAAAACATTTTTTCAAAAATATACCGAAAAGGTTTGGGGCGTTTCGTGCAAAAAAATACAACCAGAATGGGGTGCTCAAAGAATAAAAGGAATTTCTCTCACAAAAATTATCCAACATGCCACCCAAAAATGGCTTCCGAAAAAAGAAATAGAAGACATTCGCCAAAAAACAACAGAAACAAGTCTTATTGGAAGATTCCTCTATCCAAAATTGGGTCCCGGACAAATGTGGGAAGAAACAGCACGCATTGTTCGACAACGAGGAGGAAAAATCCGTATGAAGAAAAAAGTAGTGGAAATAGGGTTGCATCCAGAACGGAAAAAGATTTCCACAATCGTAATAGAAGACACAGAAACAGGTGAACGAGAGGTACTCAAGGGCGATTATCTCCTCTCAACCATGCCCATAAAAGACCTCGTCAATGCATGGAAAGGGAAAGTGCCAAAATCACTTCAAAAGATAGGAGAAGGGCTTGTTTATCGAGATTTTCTCACGGTTGGACTTCTCCTTAAAAAACTAAAGGTGCAAGAGAAAAATGGGGAACGTATTCGAGATAACTGGATCTATATTCAAGAACCAGATGTAAAGGTGGGGCGATTACAAATTTTTAACAACTGGAGTCCATACCTTGTGCAAAATGCCAAAACCACTTGGGTGGGACTTGAGTACTTTTGTGATGAAGGAGATGAAATTTGGACCAGAAATGACGAACGGATGAAGAAGTTTGCCACGGAAGAGATGTTAAGAATTGGGATGATAGAAAATACAAGTGACGTACTTGACGGCGTGATTATTCGTACACCAAAGGCGTATCCGGCGTATTTTGGAAGCTACGACCAACTTCAGAAACTCATTGATTTTCTGAGCGGATATGAAAACCTTTTTCTCATGGGACGAAATGGAATGCATCGCTATAACAACCAAGATCATTCCATGCTCTCTGCTATGGAATGTGTAAAAAACATTGCAGAGGGACGAACAGATAAAGAGAATATTTGGAATATCAATATAGAAAAAGAATATCACGAAGAGAAATTTCAAGAACAAACGCCAGAAAGAGGTGCAGAAAGCCCAGCACTCGCAAAAGAGTTTTCGTAATTATTCGGTAGAGACAGATTACAATCTATCGCTACTTGATTTTATATATCATATACACCTCATCCGAGAAAACCGGTTCCCCTTCTGGAATTTTTTCTTCTTTTTTCGCGAGCACAAAGTTGATGTGATACGTATTTTTGAGTTCTTCCCAGTACGTTACGAGATCACCCTGAACCTGCTTTCGATGTTTCCACTCCAATGCGTATGCCCGTTGAAATGCGCCCTGCCCCCCTTCTACTTGTGTGACAAAAATACTCTTTCCAAAACGATTCCGAAGATTCACTGCTTCTCCTTCTGCCCCTTCTGTGGCAAAAATGAGATCATTATTTGCAACATTTTCACGCACCCATAGTTCCACCTCTGTGGGATTTTGGAGAGGGGAAGTAGTAAAAGCTTGATAAGATTTTTGAAAGAAAAATCCAGAAGTCACAAGAAGAAAAATGCTGATTCCCACAAAGGCAGGAATACTTTTTTTGGGGTATTTCCCCGAACGCCAAAAAAGAAACACCAAAAGGAGGAGAAGAATGGGGAAAATCTGTTGCATCCACAAAGAAAAAAGGCCGAGAGAAACAAGTGGATCGAAGAGGAGATTTTTGAAGAAGCTGGAAAGATTGTGAAATTGAATCTGCACCTCTGCCGAAAAATATATAGTAAGACCGCAAAGAAGAATTGCCATACTGAAAAACAATATCTTCTGATATGACTTATGAAGCAATGTTCCTTGAACCTGAAGGAAGAGAATAACAAAGAAAACAAGGAGCGACAGAGGAACAAGAAAGTGCGTTCCACCAAATGGAATAAAGAAAAACGCAAGTGCGTACAGAATCTTTTCGAGAGATGTTCGCTTACCACCTGTCATCTCCCAAAAACACACAGAGAGCATGGCAATGACAAAGAGAATTCTCAAGAAAACTCCAACACGATAGAGTTGCAACTGACCAAAAAGTGAGAAATGAAGAGCATCAAAAAAGAGGAGCCCAATACCCATAAGGAAAACAAGGGAGAAAAAGAATATTCCAAATATCTCCTTTATTTTTCGAGAAAAACAGGAACTCGTTTCACAAATGCACAAAAAAAGAAAAAGAGGAAGATAGATAGTCAGAAGAACGCTCGGAGAAGAAAGGTGATCCCAAGAGAAAATCCACTCTACTCGTTCGCGCAAAAACGTGGTCCATTCGGCATCAACTCTCGTAAAAAAATCCATACCACTTGCACTCCCACTTCCCAAAAAAAGAAAAATGGTTCCGATGGAAAAGACAGGGAAAAGAAAATACCACAAAGATCGAGTATTCTTTTTCTGCCAAACATCAAAAAACAAAGTATAGACTGAGAAAAAGAACAGCACCGGAAGCGCACTAATAAAGTGAATAAGCACTCCGGCAGTAAGGACTATCCACGATAATAACTTTCGCTGAAGAAGAAAAAGGGCAAGCGCTCCAGTCGCAAGAGATAGGGCAAGAGATCGAGCATGAAGCTCGGTTCCAAAACTAAACGTCCAAATGGTGGCAGGAAGTGCGTTACAAACCGATCCTTCGTGACCAACGAGAAAAAAGATAGGAACGAGCAAAGAAAAAAGACGATTTTTTGAAAACGAAAACGCAATTCCAATAATCGCCAAAAAAAAGAGGAATTGAGAAAAAGTGGTCCACCAAAAAAGGGAGATGTATATATTTTCTGGATTACCAAGAAATGTAATCCCGACAAGTTCATCAAAAAAAGAGGCACTTGTTTGGGTATTTTCCATGAGAAAGTCCCGAGAATATGATTCGGGAACAGTCTTCTGAAAAAGTGGAGGAATGTAGAAATTCTGATCTCCGTGCTCAACCCTATATCCCGGAAAAAAGAAAAAAGAAACCACAACGAGGAGTGCGGAAAAAAGACAAGCAATGAGAAGGAAAACCATTTTTTTCTTGAGCTTCTCTTTTGCGGATATTTTCGATTGTTGTTGTTCCATTTTTTCAAAATCATCTCTTGAAAAAGAGTATACCGAAAAACCCAATCTTTTGCGACAACCTTTCAAAAACTACACCGCTCCTATTTCTTGCACAAGAAAGAATCGCTACAATGCAAAACATGAAATATGGTCATTCTTTTTCCAGCAGTTTTTGGCACCAGTTTTTCCGATACTGCCTTTCGGGAGGCATCGCTGCTGGAATAGATACCACCCTTGTTGTTTTCTTGACGGAATATTTTGGAGTGCCGTATCTACTCTCAACAACAATAGGATTTTTTGCAGGGCTTTCAACAATCTATCTTTTGAGCATGCGATGGGTTTTTCCTGCGACCCACAAAAAAAGTAAAAAAGAGCATACATTCTTTTTTTTCGGATTTGGCATTATCGGAATTTTCGGGCTTCTCCTGAGTCTTCTTTTCATGTGGATTTTTTACGAGAAACTCTCCTTCTCTCTTCTCATGGCAAAACTTATCACCACTTTTCTCGTGCTCTGGTGGAATTTTTTGGCGAGAAGAACAATACTTTCCTAATTTTCTCCTTTTGATATGCAACGTGTTTCCGTTATTGGCTTGGGGTATGTAGGACTTCCACTTCTTTGTATTCTGTCGGAAAAAGAAGAATTAAGCGCACATGGATTTGATATCAATTCCCAAAAAATAGCAATGATTCAAAAAAGGGAGAGTCCTTTTTCAGATGCTTTTATTTCTGAATTTTTCCAAAAAAATGGACTCTCCATTTCCGAAAAAGAAGAAATTTTAAAAGAAAGTGATGTTTTTGTGATTTGTGTTCCCACTCCAGTGCAAAAAGATTTCTCTCCAGATTACGAGCCACTCCTCATGGCTTCGGAAACCGTGGCAAAATATCTTCGCAAAGGAAATCTTGTTCTCGTGGAATCAACCATTAATCCCGGAGTATGCGAAGAAATGATCGTTCCACTCTTGGAACAAAAAACAAAACTCCTCGCAGGAAAAGATTTTGATCTTGCCCATTGCCCAGAGCGCGTCAATCCCGGAGACACCAAATGGACGCTTCGAAATATTCCGCGAAATGTCGGAGGAATTACGGAGAATTCGTGTCAACGCGCGGCAATTTTTTATCGGTCTTTTTTGGAAGGGGAAATCCATGAACAGAAAACGATTCGAGAAGCAGAAGCTACTAAAGTGGTGGAGAATACGTTTCGAGACATTAATATTGCGTATGTGAACGAACTCGCCAAATCGTTTGATCGCATAGGGATTGATCTTGTTTCAGTGCTTCGCGGAGCAGCAAATAAGCCCTTTGGTTTTCTAGCACACTTTCCGGGATGTGGCGTTGGCGGACACTGTATTCCTGTTGATCCGTACTATCTTATTCGCGAAGCGGAAAAAAGTGGGCTTGAGCACTCTTTTTTGCGAAGAGCGAGAGAAATTAATAACAGCATGCCAGAGTACACGGTTTCTCTTTTAGTGGATGCCCTTAATGATTGCCACAAATCAATTCGAGGAACGCGCATTGGGATTCTGGGCATTTCCTATAAAGCTGAGGTGGGAGATATTCGGAATAGTCCGGCAATGCACATTCGGGATATTTTGGAAGAAAAAGGGGCAGAAGTTCAGATGTACGATTCATTTCTCTCGGAAGTATCCGACAAAAAAAATACTGCTGAAATTTTGGAATATGCTGAGGCAATTCTTATCGCCACCAACCACAAAGAATTTCGTGCCCTTTCCCCTGAAGATTTTCTTCGCTACGATATAGGGGTCGTTATTGATGGAAAAAACATCTTCCCTGATCCGAAGTGTTTCTGGGAAAATGGCATTTCTTACCGTGGCATTGGACGCGGAAACCCCTCTTCTCCCGCATGACACACCTCCTCATTGCCCTCCCCGCACTGAACGAAGAAAAACGCATTAGCTCTGTTTTAAAATGCCTGCCCAAAAAAATCCTTGGCATTGAAGAGGTGCAAATATTGGTTATTGATGACGGAAGCCACGACAACACCGCAAATATTGCGCGAGAATTCGGGGTGGAGGTAGTGCAACACAAAACAAATCAAGGTGTTGGTACCGCCTTTCAAACCGCTGTCAAAGAAGCGCTCGAGCGAAAGGCAGATATTTTAATGACATTTGATGCCGATGGACAATTTAGTGTTAATGAAATTCCGACTTTGCTACAACCAATTCTTCAAAAAGAAGCAGATTTTGTAACGGGAAATCGATTCCCAAAAGGAGCTACTCGTCCAAAAAATATGTCTCGAGTAAAACATTGGGGAAACAAGAGGATGAGCAAACTCATTTCACGACTCTGTGGAGAAGATATTCAGGATGCAGCATGTGGCTTTCGAGCCTACTCTCGAGAAACCCTTTTAAACCTTAATCTCATGGGGAGTTTTACTTATACTCAAGAAACCATTCTCGATTTGTGTCATAAAAAATTTCGACTCGCACAAGTTCCTATTGCGGTTCAGTATTTTTCAGATCGATCTTCACGGGTTGCTGAGAGTATTTTGCGATATACACAGCAGTCGCTTCTCATTATT
Coding sequences within:
- a CDS encoding trypsin-like peptidase domain-containing protein — translated: MRSLFWKSSSVAFFALLIIPFSSSLAESGDILSPTVKIIPHTLTKNGNVLETGFASGTILSADGFVLTNHHVVVDEWDEPEDAFAICVVRDEKKAPECHYQAVLIGKNKKLDVALLKILPNDIFENPAPEFPFLKLSSENDPKTGTRIRMVGFPGIGGKTITETEGQVSGYDDREGIQQMKTDAVISPGNSGGTVLTTENEFVGVPSYLQSAYTSIGYIIPATEINSWLQETIKKETERNPLAEKLLQKQLLLTSELFEENVYSMPQFPYLEADVPSSWDIVFANDTNLSLSSPVEGNAVRIQISARYSSFKLDETFLEFILEKIEKNSHFLAQYKREKGAFGPFTGYDITFDNDSKKSHIFLGISENVILTLSSQIPHENEAQSEKVINEFLKKIRFLSQKNETPEKLQSFSREYPAISIQAFGDMYINSLVDNTEDDLVLSWETPESYDLTFSLYHERIPEDIKGLSREKMLEEMIRYQRSDLLNQYENVMIDGLPGFAYTISAEGDKYGKDHKQTVVYLLDGDYFFEFLYDDLSEEYEKRLGSFLKTLESFTYSGDQTTEEKGIYNIPNFTTVYDDVRYHLYESEITALASKNILAFPESNFFPEIDMGRMKALAAIIEAKKFVEEGQNITKTTEGLKKTGSTSDFLDVTEVEEEKLLAFALEKKIISKADRFFPKKGVTLAETLKMLCTLFEIPVWNPPYSDNVEWYVPYMYRGMLLDVLPPNVTHDTVLSRGEFAHVLYRFIQTAGERYDF
- a CDS encoding membrane protein insertase YidC is translated as MSTLPKKSPDRLFRFALTFFLVWLGLTLLIPKTEQKTGDVGAVSITSKKETYPTGQLVTFEIKNPTEKEIDVRVDLEKREDGEWKSLPTPQEDFVLQAGEKKPVSFSQENIKLFGSAGKFRASLEATNGDFLAENEFTVEEAGFFRSLLRAIFYRPIYNALIIFLDLTGKHLWISIILLTLLIKFALLVPSKKGILAQQKMQKIQPEIDELRKKYEKDPQKQAQEMMELWKRHKINPGAALWPVLLQFPVLIALFFVIQNGFLPHAAFLIYPLPFLSDFTFSGVNYQFLWLHLNEPDPYYILPVIIGALQFFQMFLMKSRNKKQKVTQGKSEEPSQQEMIMNMMTYILPGVVVIFSIGLPSAVGLYWGISTIFALAQQEMLRKTGNTEKKHEQKSKKYPSDSEKSKRIRA
- a CDS encoding NAD(P)/FAD-dependent oxidoreductase codes for the protein MNTNTKQKTALIIGAGPAGLTAALELLEKTDITPIILEMSDKIGGISRTEIYKGNRIDIGGHRFFSKSDTVMNWWQKILPIEHSSVSENATKRMLVRKRLSRIYFLRKFFDYPISLSTNTLKNLGVIRTTKIITSYIHTRLFPIAREKNLEDFFINRFGKELYKTFFQKYTEKVWGVSCKKIQPEWGAQRIKGISLTKIIQHATQKWLPKKEIEDIRQKTTETSLIGRFLYPKLGPGQMWEETARIVRQRGGKIRMKKKVVEIGLHPERKKISTIVIEDTETGEREVLKGDYLLSTMPIKDLVNAWKGKVPKSLQKIGEGLVYRDFLTVGLLLKKLKVQEKNGERIRDNWIYIQEPDVKVGRLQIFNNWSPYLVQNAKTTWVGLEYFCDEGDEIWTRNDERMKKFATEEMLRIGMIENTSDVLDGVIIRTPKAYPAYFGSYDQLQKLIDFLSGYENLFLMGRNGMHRYNNQDHSMLSAMECVKNIAEGRTDKENIWNINIEKEYHEEKFQEQTPERGAESPALAKEFS
- a CDS encoding nucleotide sugar dehydrogenase encodes the protein MQRVSVIGLGYVGLPLLCILSEKEELSAHGFDINSQKIAMIQKRESPFSDAFISEFFQKNGLSISEKEEILKESDVFVICVPTPVQKDFSPDYEPLLMASETVAKYLRKGNLVLVESTINPGVCEEMIVPLLEQKTKLLAGKDFDLAHCPERVNPGDTKWTLRNIPRNVGGITENSCQRAAIFYRSFLEGEIHEQKTIREAEATKVVENTFRDINIAYVNELAKSFDRIGIDLVSVLRGAANKPFGFLAHFPGCGVGGHCIPVDPYYLIREAEKSGLEHSFLRRAREINNSMPEYTVSLLVDALNDCHKSIRGTRIGILGISYKAEVGDIRNSPAMHIRDILEEKGAEVQMYDSFLSEVSDKKNTAEILEYAEAILIATNHKEFRALSPEDFLRYDIGVVIDGKNIFPDPKCFWENGISYRGIGRGNPSSPA
- the radA gene encoding DNA repair protein RadA — protein: MTKEKGMYECGACGNIFPKWSGKCPSCHSWNTIAEKTPEIARNGGGKQRGVLLSAEKSHSPGEERKRMGVGIQETDRVLGGGLFPDSLTLLVGNPGIGKSTLALQMARNIALQNPQKPIFIISGEESGFQVLERAKRLGTVPENLKVSTGFRIEDVLETAEQEKPAFLVVDSVQTFSSGEIPSASGSLPQIRAVTESLMYVAKAKHIPVLLIGQVTKGGEMAGPQLLAHLVDAVLQFEGDDRHELRMLRALKNRFGSTSEVGIFEMTEVGLREVMNPSEVFLSGRLPGAIGSVIFPAVEGQRPFLLEMQALTATTPFGLPKRSASGFSLARLSLLLAVLEKHAGIRLSSLDVFANVVGGLKTEEPGADLAMCLAIASSKTKKAVPETFLALGEIGLSGEVRAISQLEKRLREGEKLGFTDAILPSSHKIPKTSLQLHTVRTVAEAVGIF
- a CDS encoding GtrA family protein; translation: MKKSIPKNPIFCDNLSKTTPLLFLAQERIATMQNMKYGHSFSSSFWHQFFRYCLSGGIAAGIDTTLVVFLTEYFGVPYLLSTTIGFFAGLSTIYLLSMRWVFPATHKKSKKEHTFFFFGFGIIGIFGLLLSLLFMWIFYEKLSFSLLMAKLITTFLVLWWNFLARRTILS